From a single Nicotiana tabacum cultivar K326 chromosome 8, ASM71507v2, whole genome shotgun sequence genomic region:
- the LOC142163337 gene encoding uncharacterized protein LOC142163337 gives MGERLTKLEALVGNVPDGEEIQTLVTMLAYLEAELARISQVNADRKAEIVVLRCAVGEDAPQRGAERLKVKIPEPKAFGGARSARELENFLWDMEQYFHAIRVQDEKEKVTLTGMYLIDDAKLWWCTRVAEDERLGRPNIESWEWLKKELTYQFLPSNTSWTTRDKLKKLKQTVLVRAYVKEFTSLMLSINNMLEEDKLHNFMTGLQQ, from the coding sequence ATGGGGGAAAGGCTAACGAAACTGGAGGCATTAGTGGGAAATGTTCCTGATGGTGAAGAAATTCAGACTCTCGTGACAATGCTTGCCTACCTTGAGGCAGAATTGGCAAGGATAAGTCAAGTGAACGCAGATCGGAAAGCCGAGATAGTGGTGCTACGATGTGCTGTGGGCGAGGATGCTCCTCAACGTGGTGCTGAacgtctcaaggtgaaaattccTGAACCTAAGGCATTTGGTGGTGCAAGGAGTGCACGTGAATTAGAGAATTTTCTTTGGGATATGGAGCAATACTTTCATGCTATTCGTGTGCAAGATGAGAAGGAGAAAGTAACCTTGACTGGCATGTACTTGATTGACGATGCTAAGTTATGGTGGTGCACTCGTGTGGCTGAAGATGAACGTTTGGGCAGACCAAATATTGAGTCGTGGGAGTGGCTTAAAAAGGAATTGACTTATCAATTCCTTCCTAGTAATACATCTTGGACTACTAGGGACAAACTGAAAAAGTTGAAGCAAACCGTATTAGTTAGAGCATATGTCAAAGAATTCACTTCTTTGATGTTGAGCATCAACAACATGTTGGaagaagacaagttgcacaaCTTCATGACCGGGCTGCAACAGTGA
- the LOC107826623 gene encoding uncharacterized protein LOC107826623: protein MGNLLTKYGVRHKVTTAYYLQTSGQVKASNREVKQILEKTVSASWKDWASKLYDALWAYHIAYKTPIGASQYILVYGKSCNVPVKLEHMAYWAIKKLNIDMDLAGEKWMLQLNELEEFRLHAYENAELYIKRILYKEKTNRWHDKHIFHCEFEPGQAVLLFNSRLKHFPGKLMSR, encoded by the coding sequence aTGGGCAACCTCTTAACTAAGTATGGGGTAAGACACAAGGTCACAACTGCTTATTATTTGCAAACCAGTGGTCAAGTGAAGGCCTCCAATAGGGAGGTAAAGCAAATTTTGGAGAAAACAGTGAGCGCAAGTTGGAAGGATTGGGCTAGCAAGCTAtatgatgctctatgggcatatCACATAGCATACAAAACTCCAATTGGCGCTTCACAGTACATTTTAGTTTATGGAAAATCTTGTAATGTTCCTGTTAAGCTTGAACACATGGCATATTGGGCAATCAAGAAGCTCAACATTGATATGGATCTAGCTGGGGAAAAATGGATGTTGCAACTAAATGAGCTCGAAGAGTTTCGCTTGCACGCATATGAGAATGCGGAGTTGTATATAAAGAGAATATTGtataaagagaaaacaaatagATGGCATGACAAACACATTTTTCATTGTGAGTTCGAACCTGGTCAAGCCGTTCTATTGTTCAATTCAAGGTTGAAGCACTTTCCTGGGAAGCTCATGTCTCgatga